One window of the Doryrhamphus excisus isolate RoL2022-K1 chromosome 10, RoL_Dexc_1.0, whole genome shotgun sequence genome contains the following:
- the LOC131137619 gene encoding cyclic AMP-dependent transcription factor ATF-7 isoform X6 — translation MGDDRPFVCSAPGCGQRFTNEDHLAVHKHKHEMTLKFGPPRTDSVIIADQTPTPTRFLKNCEEVGIFNELANSFEQDDDDKRAKNSFPAPTSVALDMSLQTPLDVKVKEEEPVEVDSSPPGSPDSISATPESKKELPVKDSSPRSSAPTSTIVRPGSLPLHLGFDALQPTMPSPTSVITQAPPSNRTLGSPTSHYPMMMLPSGQAVTVLPGPVQMPSVINLARPMCMVPNIPGIPGPPLGSSSSGSNSPSGYSIHSEAKMRLKAALSQQSPSGHTMGMMAMGGSPMVPQGAEQSQLLVQQPDAPSPAQPQVSPAQPTGGRRRRTADDDPDERRQRFLERNRAAASRCRQKRKLWVSSLEKKAEELSTMNVSLSNEVSLLRNEVAHLKQLLLAHKDCPVTTLQKKTAYLVAVEESMKDTSEPTGSPAPVIQHSSLVPSPSASHNGLSSRVAAEAMAMSVLAGLGQQQRVESGPSHIIMAAHSHSAAR, via the exons AGGTTTACCAATGAGGACCACTTGGctgtacacaaacacaagcatGAGATGACACTTAAGTTTGGACCACCCAGGACTGATTCTGTCATCATTGCAG ACCAGACGCCCACTCCCACCCGCTTCCTAAAGAACTGCGAAGAGGTCGGTATATTTAATGAGCTGGCTAATTCCTTCGAACAAGATGACGACGACAAGCGGGCAAAGAACTCC TTCCCCGCTCCCACCTCAGTGGCTTTGGACATGAGCTTACAAACACCATTGGATGTGAAGGTGAAAGAGGAGGAGCCTGTGGAGGTTGACTCCTCCCCACCCGGCAGCCCAGACTCCATTTCTGCAACACCGGAGAGCAAAAAAGAGCTTCCAGTTAAG GACTCTTCCCCCAGGAGCTCGGCCCCAACATCGACAATAGTGCGTCCCGGTTCCCTCCCACTGCACTTGGGCTTTGATGCCCTTCAGCCAACCATGCCATCGCCCACCTCCGTTATCACACAAGCACCACCTTCTAATCGTACATTGGG TTCGCCAACAAGCCACTACCCCATGATGATGCTCCCCTCGGGCCAGGCTGTGACTGTCCTACCTGGGCCTGTTCAGATGCCATCTGTCATCAAT CTGGCCCGACCCATGTGCATGGTACCAAACATTCCTGGGATCCCTGGTCCTCCACTGGGAAGCAGCAGCAGTGGTTCAAACTCCCCTTCTGGCTACAGCATCCACTCCGAGGCCAAGATG CGACTGAAGGCTGCGCTGTCCCAGCAGAGCCCGTCAGGACATACCATGGGTATGATGGCCATGGGCGGCAGTCCGATGGTTCCTCAGGGGGCAGAACAGAGCCAACTGCTTGTCCAACAGCCAGATGCTCCATCACCGGCTCAACCTCAG GTATCTCCAGCACAGCCCACGGGTGGGCGTCGGCGACGGACGGCAGACGACGACCCAGATGAACGAAGGCAGCGTTTCCTGGAGAGAAACCGGGCCGCTGCATCACGTTGCAGACAGAAACGCAAACTGTGGGTCAGCTCCTTAGAGAAGAAAGCGGAGGAGCTCAGTACCATGAATGTCTCACTGTCG AACGAGGTGTCGCTGTTGAGGAACGAGGTGGCTCATCTGAAGCAGTTGCTGCTGGCTCACAAGGACTGTCCTGTCACCACCCTGCAGAAGAAGACGGCCTATTTAG TAGCTGTTGAAGAGAGCATGAAAGATACCTCAGAGCCAACAGGGTCTCCCGCACCGGTCATTCAGCATAGCTCTTTGGTGCCAAGCCCCTCGGCGAGCCACAATGGCCTGAGCTCCAGAGTGGCGGCTGAAGCCATGGCGATGTCGGTGCTGGCGGGATTGGGTCAGCAGCAAAGGGTCGAGAGCGGACCCTCTCATATTATCATGGCTGCACATTCGCATTCAGCCGCCAGATGA
- the LOC131137619 gene encoding cyclic AMP-dependent transcription factor ATF-7 isoform X5, translating into MMFSSPLHQLHCKLFAKMGDDRPFVCSAPGCGQRFTNEDHLAVHKHKHEMTLKFGPPRTDSVIIADQTPTPTRFLKNCEEVGIFNELANSFEQDDDDKRAKNSFPAPTSVALDMSLQTPLDVKVKEEEPVEVDSSPPGSPDSISATPESKKELPVKDSSPRSSAPTSTIVRPGSLPLHLGFDALQPTMPSPTSVITQAPPSNRTLGSPTSHYPMMMLPSGQAVTVLPGPVQMPSVINLARPMCMVPNIPGIPGPPLGSSSSGSNSPSGYSIHSEAKMRLKAALSQQSPSGHTMGMMAMGGSPMVPQGAEQSQLLVQQPDAPSPAQPQVSPAQPTGGRRRRTADDDPDERRQRFLERNRAAASRCRQKRKLWVSSLEKKAEELSTMNVSLSNEVSLLRNEVAHLKQLLLAHKDCPVTTLQKKTAYLAVEESMKDTSEPTGSPAPVIQHSSLVPSPSASHNGLSSRVAAEAMAMSVLAGLGQQQRVESGPSHIIMAAHSHSAAR; encoded by the exons AGGTTTACCAATGAGGACCACTTGGctgtacacaaacacaagcatGAGATGACACTTAAGTTTGGACCACCCAGGACTGATTCTGTCATCATTGCAG ACCAGACGCCCACTCCCACCCGCTTCCTAAAGAACTGCGAAGAGGTCGGTATATTTAATGAGCTGGCTAATTCCTTCGAACAAGATGACGACGACAAGCGGGCAAAGAACTCC TTCCCCGCTCCCACCTCAGTGGCTTTGGACATGAGCTTACAAACACCATTGGATGTGAAGGTGAAAGAGGAGGAGCCTGTGGAGGTTGACTCCTCCCCACCCGGCAGCCCAGACTCCATTTCTGCAACACCGGAGAGCAAAAAAGAGCTTCCAGTTAAG GACTCTTCCCCCAGGAGCTCGGCCCCAACATCGACAATAGTGCGTCCCGGTTCCCTCCCACTGCACTTGGGCTTTGATGCCCTTCAGCCAACCATGCCATCGCCCACCTCCGTTATCACACAAGCACCACCTTCTAATCGTACATTGGG TTCGCCAACAAGCCACTACCCCATGATGATGCTCCCCTCGGGCCAGGCTGTGACTGTCCTACCTGGGCCTGTTCAGATGCCATCTGTCATCAAT CTGGCCCGACCCATGTGCATGGTACCAAACATTCCTGGGATCCCTGGTCCTCCACTGGGAAGCAGCAGCAGTGGTTCAAACTCCCCTTCTGGCTACAGCATCCACTCCGAGGCCAAGATG CGACTGAAGGCTGCGCTGTCCCAGCAGAGCCCGTCAGGACATACCATGGGTATGATGGCCATGGGCGGCAGTCCGATGGTTCCTCAGGGGGCAGAACAGAGCCAACTGCTTGTCCAACAGCCAGATGCTCCATCACCGGCTCAACCTCAG GTATCTCCAGCACAGCCCACGGGTGGGCGTCGGCGACGGACGGCAGACGACGACCCAGATGAACGAAGGCAGCGTTTCCTGGAGAGAAACCGGGCCGCTGCATCACGTTGCAGACAGAAACGCAAACTGTGGGTCAGCTCCTTAGAGAAGAAAGCGGAGGAGCTCAGTACCATGAATGTCTCACTGTCG AACGAGGTGTCGCTGTTGAGGAACGAGGTGGCTCATCTGAAGCAGTTGCTGCTGGCTCACAAGGACTGTCCTGTCACCACCCTGCAGAAGAAGACGGCCTATTTAG CTGTTGAAGAGAGCATGAAAGATACCTCAGAGCCAACAGGGTCTCCCGCACCGGTCATTCAGCATAGCTCTTTGGTGCCAAGCCCCTCGGCGAGCCACAATGGCCTGAGCTCCAGAGTGGCGGCTGAAGCCATGGCGATGTCGGTGCTGGCGGGATTGGGTCAGCAGCAAAGGGTCGAGAGCGGACCCTCTCATATTATCATGGCTGCACATTCGCATTCAGCCGCCAGATGA